From a region of the Sinorhizobium sp. B11 genome:
- a CDS encoding DoxX family protein: MSTFERLSAYRPYGLAALRIMTALLFIEHGTMKLFGFPAAQGDGPLSTLFLIAALLETFGGILILIGFATRPVAFLLSGEMAIAYFMAHMPHSFFPALNQGDGAVLFCFIFLYLFFAGAGAWSVDNRNASA, from the coding sequence ATGTCAACTTTCGAGCGTCTATCTGCCTACCGCCCCTATGGTCTGGCCGCTCTCAGAATCATGACCGCGCTTCTGTTCATCGAGCACGGTACGATGAAGCTTTTCGGCTTCCCGGCCGCCCAAGGCGACGGGCCGCTGTCCACCTTATTCCTGATTGCGGCATTGCTGGAAACCTTTGGCGGTATCCTCATTCTCATCGGCTTCGCAACACGACCGGTAGCCTTCCTGCTGTCGGGCGAAATGGCGATCGCCTATTTCATGGCGCATATGCCGCACAGCTTCTTCCCGGCTCTCAACCAGGGCGACGGCGCGGTGCTGTTCTGCTTCATCTTCCTCTACCTGTTCTTTGCCGGCGCCGGTGCATGGTCCGTCGATAACCGAAACGCATCAGCGTGA
- a CDS encoding glutathionylspermidine synthase family protein, translated as MKRIATGERPDWVRKLEDLDFTIHHMYGELYWDERNAYQFTLAEIEDGLEDPTNEILQLCYKAVDRICADPALMTRMAIPAEFHAAVSRSWKWSDRDIYGRFDLRYDGKRPAKLFEFNADTPTSLFESAVIQWEWLQDMKRLGRLSADADQFNSIHEKLIGAFQYFKNASDSGVFHFGCITDNEEDYLTTKYLADVAFQAGFEVVVLDMEEIGIDPENWFTDLEDRRMENLFKLYPLEFMVHEEFGAHLISTPTKIHEPLWKMTLSNKGLLAVLWEMAPNHPNLLPAYFADDPQALRLENAVRKPLLSREGANVTLTSGETIIAVDGEYGAEGYIVQETCLLPQFGEDYAVIGSWVVAGEACGICIREDKSPITQNLSRFVPHFIMD; from the coding sequence ATGAAGCGCATCGCGACCGGCGAGAGACCTGACTGGGTGCGGAAACTCGAAGACCTCGATTTCACCATCCACCACATGTATGGCGAACTCTATTGGGATGAGCGCAATGCCTACCAATTCACGCTCGCTGAGATCGAGGATGGTCTCGAGGATCCGACCAACGAGATTCTGCAGCTCTGCTACAAAGCAGTCGATCGCATTTGCGCCGATCCCGCATTGATGACGCGCATGGCGATCCCGGCCGAGTTCCACGCCGCCGTCAGCAGATCCTGGAAATGGTCCGATCGTGATATCTACGGCCGCTTCGACCTGCGTTACGATGGCAAGCGTCCGGCAAAACTCTTCGAATTCAATGCCGATACGCCGACGTCACTCTTCGAAAGCGCTGTCATCCAGTGGGAATGGCTCCAAGACATGAAGCGTCTTGGCCGGTTGAGCGCCGATGCCGACCAGTTCAATTCGATCCACGAGAAGCTCATCGGCGCTTTCCAGTATTTCAAGAATGCCAGCGACAGCGGCGTCTTCCATTTCGGCTGCATCACCGACAATGAGGAAGACTATCTGACGACCAAATATCTCGCCGACGTTGCCTTCCAGGCGGGCTTCGAAGTTGTGGTGCTCGATATGGAAGAGATCGGCATCGATCCCGAGAACTGGTTCACCGATCTCGAAGACCGCCGGATGGAGAATCTCTTCAAGCTCTACCCGCTGGAATTCATGGTGCACGAGGAGTTTGGCGCACATCTCATCTCCACGCCCACAAAGATTCACGAGCCGCTGTGGAAGATGACGCTGTCGAACAAGGGCCTCCTCGCCGTCCTCTGGGAAATGGCGCCCAACCATCCGAACCTGCTGCCCGCCTATTTCGCCGACGATCCGCAGGCGCTGCGTCTGGAAAACGCCGTCAGAAAACCGCTCCTGTCGCGCGAAGGCGCAAATGTCACGCTGACGTCGGGGGAAACGATAATCGCGGTGGATGGCGAATATGGCGCAGAGGGCTACATTGTGCAGGAAACCTGCCTGCTCCCGCAGTTCGGCGAGGATTATGCCGTGATCGGCTCCTGGGTCGTCGCCGGCGAAGCCTGCGGCATCTGCATCCGCGAGGACAAATCGCCTATTACCCAGAACCTCTCCCGTTTTGTCCCGCATTTCATTATGGATTGA
- a CDS encoding acyl-CoA carboxylase subunit beta, giving the protein MKDILEELERRRGIARLGGGQQRIDAQHQRGKLTARERIDLFLDEGSFEEFDMFVEHRSTDFGMDKSRIAGDGVVTGWGTVNGRTVFVFAKDFTVFGGSLSEAHAEKIIKVQDMALKNRAPIIGIYDAGGARIQEGVAALGGYAEVFQRNVLASGVIPQISVIMGPCAGGDVYSPAMTDFIFMVRDTSYMFVTGPDVVKTVTNETVTSEELGGASVHTTRSSIADGAYDNDVDTLSQVRRLIDFLPQSNTSPVPEIEWYQSVTDADNSLDTLIPANANKPYDIKELIQKVADEGDFFEIQASFAKNIVCGFGRIEGSTVGFVANQPMVLAGVLDSDASRKAARFVRFCDCFNIPIVTFVDVPGFLPGTAQEYGGLIKHGAKLLFAYAEATVPKLTVITRKAFGGAYDVMASKHLRGDLNYAWPTAQIAVMGAKGTVEIIFRKDIADPEKIAAHTKMYEDRFLSPFVAAERGYVDEVIMPHSTRRRLARGLKMLKNKDLSNPWKKHDNIPL; this is encoded by the coding sequence ATGAAGGATATTCTTGAAGAACTCGAACGCCGCCGCGGTATTGCCCGTCTCGGCGGTGGCCAGCAGCGTATCGACGCGCAGCACCAGCGCGGCAAGCTGACGGCGCGCGAGCGCATCGATCTTTTCCTCGACGAAGGCTCTTTCGAAGAGTTCGACATGTTCGTGGAGCACCGCTCCACCGATTTCGGCATGGACAAGAGCCGCATCGCCGGCGACGGCGTGGTGACCGGCTGGGGCACGGTCAACGGCCGGACCGTCTTTGTCTTTGCCAAGGATTTCACCGTCTTCGGCGGCTCGCTCTCGGAAGCCCATGCCGAGAAGATCATCAAGGTGCAGGATATGGCGCTGAAGAACCGCGCCCCTATCATCGGCATCTATGATGCGGGCGGCGCGCGCATCCAGGAGGGGGTAGCGGCGCTTGGCGGATATGCGGAGGTCTTCCAGCGTAACGTGCTGGCTTCCGGCGTCATTCCGCAGATCTCCGTCATCATGGGACCATGCGCCGGCGGCGACGTCTATTCGCCCGCCATGACGGACTTCATCTTCATGGTGCGCGACACGTCCTACATGTTCGTCACCGGTCCCGATGTGGTCAAGACGGTCACCAACGAGACCGTGACGTCGGAGGAACTCGGCGGCGCCAGCGTGCACACGACACGCTCGTCGATCGCGGACGGCGCCTATGACAATGATGTCGATACGCTCAGCCAGGTGCGACGCCTCATCGACTTCCTGCCGCAGTCGAACACATCGCCGGTGCCGGAAATCGAATGGTACCAGTCGGTGACGGACGCGGACAATTCGCTGGACACGCTGATCCCCGCCAATGCGAACAAGCCCTACGACATCAAGGAACTGATCCAGAAGGTGGCGGACGAGGGGGATTTTTTCGAGATCCAGGCGAGCTTTGCCAAGAATATCGTCTGCGGTTTCGGGCGTATCGAGGGTTCGACGGTCGGCTTCGTCGCCAATCAGCCGATGGTGCTCGCCGGCGTGCTCGACAGCGACGCCTCGCGCAAGGCGGCGCGCTTCGTGCGCTTCTGCGACTGCTTCAACATTCCGATCGTCACTTTCGTCGACGTACCGGGTTTCCTGCCGGGCACGGCACAGGAATATGGCGGGCTCATCAAGCACGGCGCCAAGCTGCTTTTTGCCTATGCGGAGGCAACGGTTCCGAAGCTGACGGTCATTACCCGCAAGGCCTTCGGCGGTGCCTACGACGTGATGGCATCCAAGCATCTGCGCGGCGATTTGAACTATGCCTGGCCGACGGCGCAGATCGCCGTCATGGGCGCCAAGGGTACTGTCGAGATCATCTTCCGCAAGGATATCGCCGATCCGGAAAAGATCGCCGCGCACACGAAGATGTACGAGGACCGTTTCCTGTCACCTTTCGTGGCTGCCGAACGCGGCTATGTCGATGAGGTGATCATGCCGCATTCGACACGGCGGCGGCTGGCGCGCGGGTTGAAGATGTTGAAGAACAAGGACCTCAGCAATCCGTGGAAGAAGCACGACAACATTCCGCTATGA
- the lipB gene encoding lipoyl(octanoyl) transferase LipB: MLRTDLDFSMLPKLGSRPVRWRISDGLVPYEEAVETMEREVALISEGGDELVWLLEHPPLYTAGTSADAKDLVQPDRFPVFATGRGGEYTYHGPGQRVAYVMLDLKRRRQDVRAFVAALEEVIIRTLDSMNIRGERREDRVGVWVRRPERPLLPDGTMAEDKIAALGIRLRKWVTFHGLSLNVDPDLDHFGGIVPCGISAYGVTSLVDLGLLVTMVDADIRLRAAFEEIFGETVNDTALCP, translated from the coding sequence ATGCTACGCACCGATCTCGATTTTTCCATGCTCCCGAAACTCGGCTCACGCCCCGTACGCTGGCGCATCTCAGACGGGCTCGTTCCCTATGAGGAAGCGGTGGAGACGATGGAGCGGGAGGTTGCATTGATTTCCGAAGGCGGGGACGAGCTTGTCTGGCTGCTGGAACATCCGCCGCTTTATACAGCCGGCACCAGCGCCGACGCGAAGGATCTCGTCCAGCCGGATCGTTTTCCGGTCTTCGCCACCGGACGTGGCGGCGAATACACCTATCATGGCCCCGGCCAGCGCGTTGCCTATGTCATGCTCGATCTCAAGCGCCGCAGGCAGGATGTGCGCGCCTTCGTGGCAGCGCTCGAAGAGGTCATCATCCGCACGCTCGATTCGATGAATATCCGCGGCGAACGCCGCGAGGATCGTGTGGGCGTCTGGGTCCGACGGCCGGAGAGACCGTTGCTGCCTGACGGCACCATGGCGGAAGACAAGATCGCGGCACTCGGCATCCGTCTTCGCAAATGGGTGACCTTCCACGGACTGTCGTTGAACGTCGATCCCGATCTCGATCATTTCGGCGGCATCGTGCCCTGCGGCATCTCGGCCTATGGCGTCACCAGCCTCGTCGATCTCGGCCTGCTCGTGACGATGGTCGATGCCGACATCCGCCTGCGCGCCGCCTTCGAAGAGATATTCGGCGAAACCGTCAACGATACAGCACTCTGTCCCTGA
- a CDS encoding acetyl/propionyl/methylcrotonyl-CoA carboxylase subunit alpha produces MFKKILIANRGEIACRVIKTARRMGIATVAVYSDADRDALHVEMADEAVHIGPAPAAESYLVADKIIAACKETGAEAVHPGYGFLSERASFCEALEKQGIVFIGPKPKAIMAMGDKIESKKFANAAKVSTVPGYLGVIEDPAHAEKIAAEIGYPVMIKASAGGGGKGMRIAWTQAEVRDGFDRARSEAKSSFGDDRVFIEKYVVDPRHIEIQVLADAHGNVVYLGERECSIQRRNQKVAEEAPSPFLDEKTRAAMGEQSVALAKAVDYQSAGTVEFIVDRDRNFYFLEMNTRLQVEHPVTELVTGIDLVEQMIRVAAGEKLPFAQKDIKLNGWAVESRLYAEDPYRNFLPSIGRLTRYRPPAEGRTGDVIIRNDTGVFEGAEISMYYDPMIAKLCTWAPSRLQAVEAMGQALDAFVVDGIEHNVPFLSALMKHPRWREGRLSTGFIAEEYPEGFAPMAPDEAEEAALAAIALSVSLIEAGRREGFADRLRQASGPLREEWVVKFGGNYVPVKLVDGLVTIPFEMEMEVAGRTETVVTDWRPGDPVWHGRIASRPVTAQIRPILNGLRIDWQGLSVKARIFTPRHAELDRLMPVKLPPDTSKLLLCPMPGLVVSIAVAEGQEVKAGETLAVVEAMKMENVLRAERDLVVGKIKAAPGESLAVDAVIMEFA; encoded by the coding sequence ATGTTCAAGAAGATCCTGATCGCGAATCGCGGCGAGATTGCCTGCCGCGTGATCAAAACCGCTCGCCGCATGGGCATTGCCACCGTTGCGGTCTATTCGGATGCGGATCGGGATGCCCTGCATGTCGAAATGGCCGATGAGGCTGTTCATATCGGCCCTGCCCCGGCAGCCGAAAGCTATCTCGTCGCCGACAAGATCATCGCCGCCTGCAAGGAAACCGGTGCCGAAGCCGTGCATCCCGGCTACGGCTTCCTGTCCGAGCGCGCCTCATTCTGCGAGGCCTTGGAAAAGCAGGGCATCGTCTTCATCGGTCCGAAGCCCAAGGCCATCATGGCGATGGGCGACAAGATCGAATCGAAGAAATTCGCCAATGCCGCCAAGGTTTCCACCGTTCCCGGCTATCTCGGCGTGATCGAGGATCCGGCACACGCTGAAAAGATCGCCGCCGAGATCGGCTATCCCGTGATGATAAAGGCGTCGGCCGGCGGCGGTGGCAAGGGCATGCGCATTGCATGGACGCAAGCGGAAGTACGCGATGGTTTCGACCGCGCCCGCTCGGAAGCCAAGAGTTCGTTCGGCGACGACCGCGTCTTCATCGAGAAATATGTCGTCGATCCGCGCCATATCGAAATCCAGGTTCTGGCCGATGCGCATGGCAACGTCGTCTATCTCGGCGAGCGCGAATGCTCCATCCAGCGCCGGAACCAGAAGGTCGCCGAAGAAGCGCCCTCGCCTTTCCTCGACGAGAAGACCCGCGCTGCCATGGGCGAGCAGTCCGTGGCGCTGGCCAAGGCCGTCGATTACCAGAGTGCCGGCACGGTGGAATTCATTGTCGACCGCGACCGCAATTTCTATTTCCTAGAAATGAATACGCGACTGCAGGTCGAGCATCCTGTGACGGAGCTGGTGACCGGCATCGATCTCGTCGAGCAGATGATCCGCGTTGCTGCCGGGGAAAAGCTGCCCTTCGCGCAGAAGGATATCAAGCTCAACGGCTGGGCGGTGGAAAGCCGCCTCTATGCCGAAGATCCCTACCGCAACTTCCTGCCCTCGATCGGACGCCTAACGCGCTACCGCCCGCCGGCGGAAGGCCGCACCGGCGACGTCATCATACGCAATGATACCGGCGTTTTCGAAGGCGCTGAAATCTCCATGTACTACGACCCGATGATCGCCAAGCTCTGCACCTGGGCGCCGAGCCGCCTGCAGGCGGTGGAAGCCATGGGACAGGCGCTGGATGCTTTTGTGGTCGATGGCATCGAGCATAATGTTCCCTTCCTCTCGGCCCTCATGAAACATCCGCGCTGGCGCGAAGGCCGCCTCTCCACCGGCTTCATTGCGGAGGAATATCCCGAGGGATTTGCGCCGATGGCGCCGGATGAGGCGGAAGAGGCAGCCCTTGCCGCCATCGCGCTTTCCGTTTCCCTGATCGAGGCCGGGCGCCGCGAAGGTTTTGCCGATCGTCTGCGGCAGGCAAGCGGCCCGTTGCGCGAAGAATGGGTCGTCAAGTTCGGCGGAAATTACGTGCCGGTGAAACTGGTCGATGGCCTCGTCACCATCCCCTTCGAGATGGAAATGGAGGTTGCCGGCCGCACCGAAACCGTTGTCACCGATTGGCGACCGGGCGACCCGGTCTGGCATGGCAGGATTGCCAGCCGCCCGGTGACCGCGCAGATCCGACCGATCCTCAATGGCCTGCGCATCGACTGGCAGGGCCTTTCGGTCAAGGCGCGGATCTTCACGCCCCGCCATGCCGAGCTCGACCGCCTGATGCCGGTCAAGCTGCCGCCGGATACGTCCAAGCTCCTGCTCTGCCCCATGCCGGGCCTCGTCGTCTCTATTGCCGTCGCCGAGGGCCAGGAGGTCAAGGCTGGAGAGACGCTTGCCGTCGTCGAAGCCATGAAGATGGAAAATGTACTGCGCGCCGAGCGCGATCTCGTCGTCGGCAAGATCAAGGCCGCGCCCGGCGAGAGCCTCGCTGTCGATGCCGTCATCATGGAATTCGCCTGA
- a CDS encoding GNAT family N-acetyltransferase yields the protein MAAIAYTADVKSLDELSARELYDLLRMRVDVFVVEQNCPYPELDGKDIDALHLRLMEGGELLGSTRLLKPYGAQDPAKVGRVVVSPAHRGKRLGDALMSESIAACERLYPANPIALSAQAHLRRFYESFGFVKTSEEYLEDGIPHIDMVRPLATKPA from the coding sequence ATGGCTGCGATTGCCTACACGGCTGATGTCAAAAGTCTCGACGAGCTCTCCGCGCGAGAGCTCTACGACCTCCTGCGGATGCGTGTGGATGTCTTCGTCGTCGAGCAGAACTGCCCCTATCCGGAACTGGACGGCAAGGATATCGATGCCTTGCATCTGCGGCTCATGGAGGGCGGCGAACTGCTCGGCTCGACACGGCTCTTGAAGCCCTACGGTGCGCAAGATCCGGCAAAGGTCGGCCGCGTCGTCGTCTCTCCCGCTCATCGCGGCAAGCGACTTGGCGATGCGCTGATGAGCGAATCGATCGCTGCCTGCGAAAGGCTTTATCCGGCAAATCCGATTGCCCTCTCCGCGCAGGCGCATTTGCGCCGCTTCTATGAATCCTTCGGTTTCGTGAAAACCTCGGAGGAATATCTCGAAGACGGCATTCCCCATATCGATATGGTCCGTCCGCTGGCCACCAAGCCCGCTTGA
- a CDS encoding DUF1190 domain-containing protein, producing MTSEDRYEYVKGGVALAILGTLVMGLYIDSLYRGDTETAAYKTVDDCLKDNKFGPDDCKSSFAIARDEHLKSSPSYDKREDCEEEFGDSRCEQTSSVHASGGGHFSPYLGGYLVGQPDKKVNGVYYPAVPASALYESRHVPGFVDARGILVTNKVGGFKMAYQSAAHYKPAAPTTTLARSGFGARHFAAS from the coding sequence ATGACATCGGAAGATCGCTACGAATACGTCAAGGGCGGCGTAGCACTCGCGATTCTCGGAACCCTCGTTATGGGCCTTTACATCGACTCGCTGTATCGCGGCGATACCGAGACGGCGGCCTACAAGACGGTCGATGACTGCCTTAAGGACAACAAGTTCGGTCCTGACGACTGCAAAAGCAGCTTCGCGATCGCTCGCGATGAACATCTGAAAAGCTCCCCCTCCTACGATAAACGCGAGGATTGCGAGGAGGAATTCGGCGACAGCCGTTGTGAGCAGACCTCTTCGGTCCATGCGTCCGGAGGAGGACATTTCAGCCCATATCTTGGCGGGTATCTCGTTGGTCAGCCCGATAAGAAGGTCAATGGCGTCTACTATCCGGCTGTGCCCGCATCGGCGTTGTACGAGAGCCGCCATGTTCCGGGTTTCGTGGACGCACGGGGCATTCTGGTCACCAACAAGGTCGGCGGCTTCAAGATGGCCTATCAATCCGCCGCTCACTATAAGCCCGCAGCCCCCACGACGACGCTCGCCCGCTCCGGTTTTGGCGCGCGCCACTTTGCTGCGTCCTGA
- a CDS encoding DMT family transporter, with translation MSESPSTQNPLRGMAIMAGAMAILPTMDAIAKYMATFEGMSPGQVTFYRFFFQLVCTLPILFAMFGKRALSAKRPWMNLLRGALHGAASLLFFVAVKYMPLADVFAIYFVEPFMLTALSALFLGDKVGWRRWTAIVVGFGGAMIVIQPSYEIFGLKALLPVFCAFLFSLYLFLNRAIGEADSPLTMQTMSGIGGTIFMAGAMFVGNSFGNADFTPSLPASWLGLVLLLILGTISGYAHMLVVKAFRLAPLSLLAPFQYFEIISATVLGYALFGDFPNFSKWIGIAIIVASGLFIIWRERVQARSLKSA, from the coding sequence ATGTCCGAATCTCCCTCCACCCAGAATCCCCTCCGGGGCATGGCCATCATGGCCGGCGCCATGGCCATCCTGCCGACGATGGATGCGATTGCAAAATATATGGCGACCTTTGAGGGCATGTCGCCCGGGCAGGTAACCTTCTACCGCTTCTTCTTCCAGCTCGTCTGTACCCTGCCGATCCTTTTTGCCATGTTCGGTAAGCGGGCTCTGTCGGCCAAGCGCCCATGGATGAACCTGCTTCGCGGCGCGCTGCATGGTGCGGCAAGCCTGCTCTTCTTCGTCGCCGTCAAATACATGCCGCTCGCTGATGTCTTCGCCATCTATTTCGTCGAGCCCTTCATGCTGACGGCGCTTTCGGCGCTCTTCCTCGGCGACAAGGTCGGCTGGCGGCGCTGGACGGCAATCGTCGTCGGGTTCGGCGGCGCCATGATCGTCATCCAGCCGAGCTACGAGATTTTCGGCCTGAAGGCGCTGCTGCCGGTCTTCTGCGCCTTCCTCTTCTCGCTCTATCTCTTCCTCAACCGCGCCATCGGCGAGGCAGATTCGCCGCTGACGATGCAGACCATGTCCGGTATTGGCGGTACGATCTTCATGGCGGGCGCAATGTTTGTCGGAAACAGCTTCGGCAATGCCGACTTCACGCCCTCCCTGCCGGCCTCTTGGCTCGGCCTCGTCCTGCTGCTGATCCTGGGCACGATTTCGGGCTATGCGCACATGCTGGTTGTTAAGGCTTTCCGGCTCGCGCCACTGTCGCTGCTGGCACCCTTCCAATATTTCGAAATCATTTCGGCGACCGTGCTCGGTTACGCCCTCTTCGGTGATTTTCCTAATTTTTCCAAATGGATAGGCATCGCAATTATCGTTGCATCGGGGCTCTTCATCATCTGGCGCGAGCGCGTGCAGGCGCGATCATTAAAATCCGCGTGA
- the sugE gene encoding quaternary ammonium compound efflux SMR transporter SugE, which produces MAWFLLFLAGLFECGWAIGLKYTDGFTRPMPTILTVISMVVSVILLGLAVKTLPIGTAYAIWTGIGTVGTVLLGVWLLGDAASASRLICIALIVAGIAGLKLTA; this is translated from the coding sequence ATGGCGTGGTTCCTGCTTTTTCTCGCTGGCCTTTTTGAATGTGGTTGGGCAATCGGTCTGAAATATACCGATGGTTTCACTCGTCCTATGCCGACCATCCTCACGGTCATTTCTATGGTGGTGAGTGTCATCTTGCTCGGTCTTGCCGTTAAAACCCTGCCGATCGGCACGGCCTACGCGATCTGGACCGGTATCGGCACGGTCGGCACAGTCCTGCTCGGTGTCTGGCTTCTGGGCGATGCCGCAAGCGCCTCGCGCCTGATCTGCATTGCTCTTATTGTTGCAGGCATCGCCGGTCTCAAGCTGACGGCCTGA
- a CDS encoding S-(hydroxymethyl)glutathione dehydrogenase/class III alcohol dehydrogenase has protein sequence MDVRAAVAVQAGKPLEVMTVQLDGPKAGEVLIEVKATGICHTDDFTLSGADPEGLFPAILGHEGAGIVVDVGPGVTSLKKGDHVIPLYTPECRECYSCTSRKTNLCTSIRATQGQGVMPDGTSRFSIGKDKIHHYMGCSTFANFTVLPEIALAKINPDAPFDKVCYIGCGVTTGIGAVINTAKVEIGSTAIVFGLGGIGLNVLQGLRLAGADMIIGVDINPDRKAWGEKFGMTHFVNPKEVGDDIVPHLVNMTKRHGDLIGGADYTFDCTGNTKVMRQALESSHRGWGKSVIIGVAGAGQEISTRPFQLVTGRNWMGTAFGGARGRTDVPKIVDWYMEGKIQIDPMITHTMPLEDINKGFDLMHKGESIRGVVVY, from the coding sequence ATGGATGTTCGCGCCGCCGTTGCCGTTCAGGCAGGAAAACCCCTTGAGGTCATGACCGTTCAGCTCGACGGCCCGAAGGCCGGCGAAGTGCTGATCGAGGTCAAGGCGACGGGCATCTGCCACACCGATGATTTCACGCTGTCGGGCGCCGATCCGGAAGGTCTCTTCCCGGCGATCCTTGGCCATGAAGGCGCGGGCATCGTTGTGGATGTCGGCCCCGGCGTCACATCGCTCAAGAAGGGCGACCATGTCATTCCGCTCTACACGCCGGAATGCCGCGAGTGCTATTCCTGCACCTCGCGCAAGACCAATCTCTGCACCTCAATCCGCGCGACCCAGGGCCAGGGCGTCATGCCTGACGGCACCTCGCGCTTCTCGATCGGCAAGGACAAGATCCACCACTATATGGGCTGCTCGACCTTCGCGAACTTCACCGTTCTGCCGGAGATCGCGCTGGCCAAGATCAATCCCGACGCTCCCTTCGACAAGGTCTGCTATATCGGCTGCGGTGTGACGACGGGCATCGGCGCCGTCATCAACACGGCCAAGGTCGAGATCGGCTCGACGGCCATCGTCTTCGGTCTCGGCGGTATCGGCCTCAATGTTCTTCAGGGCCTGCGTCTTGCCGGTGCCGACATGATCATCGGCGTCGATATCAACCCCGACCGCAAGGCATGGGGCGAGAAGTTCGGCATGACGCATTTCGTCAACCCGAAGGAGGTCGGCGATGACATCGTGCCCCATCTCGTCAACATGACGAAGCGCCATGGCGACCTGATCGGCGGCGCCGATTACACCTTCGATTGCACCGGCAACACCAAGGTCATGCGCCAGGCACTGGAATCCAGCCACCGCGGCTGGGGCAAGTCCGTCATCATCGGCGTCGCCGGCGCCGGCCAGGAAATCTCCACGCGTCCCTTCCAGCTCGTCACCGGCCGCAACTGGATGGGCACGGCCTTCGGCGGCGCCCGTGGCCGCACCGACGTGCCGAAGATCGTCGACTGGTACATGGAAGGCAAGATCCAGATCGACCCGATGATCACCCACACCATGCCGCTCGAAGACATCAACAAGGGCTTCGATCTCATGCACAAGGGTGAGAGCATCCGCGGCGTCGTGGTCTATTGA
- a CDS encoding YaiI/YqxD family protein: protein MIYVDADACPVKPEILKVAERLGMEVTFVANSGLRPSRDPMVRNVIVSNAFDAADNWIADNTGPTDVVVTADVPLAVRCVAKGSFVTGPTGRVFDETNIGMASAMRDLGAHLRETGESKGYNAVFSPKDRSRFLETFDRLCRRAKNA, encoded by the coding sequence ATGATCTATGTCGATGCCGATGCCTGTCCCGTCAAACCCGAAATCCTGAAAGTGGCCGAACGCCTCGGAATGGAAGTGACCTTCGTCGCCAATTCGGGCCTGCGCCCGTCCCGCGACCCGATGGTGCGCAACGTCATCGTCTCCAACGCCTTCGACGCTGCCGATAACTGGATTGCCGACAATACCGGCCCGACAGATGTCGTCGTCACCGCCGATGTGCCGCTTGCGGTCCGCTGTGTCGCCAAGGGCTCCTTCGTGACCGGTCCGACGGGCCGTGTCTTCGACGAAACGAATATCGGCATGGCAAGCGCCATGCGCGATCTCGGCGCGCATCTGCGTGAAACCGGTGAGAGCAAGGGCTACAACGCCGTCTTCAGCCCCAAGGACCGGTCGCGTTTTCTCGAAACGTTCGATCGTCTTTGCCGCCGCGCCAAGAACGCCTGA